One segment of Malassezia restricta chromosome V, complete sequence DNA contains the following:
- a CDS encoding aspartic-type endopeptidase CTSD → MVQITSSCFIPLIALIPTFLNGILSDVTGSSYSPLSFVNAASTHSDNSTDLQAGLIHMSLMSDVDEDDASFVHPWIKLQQHMNHGKRRMAQMKGMDSPSKEEMLDAVKRRELDVRRESEDDAKMLDFRLPRIKSKPQSIKSDESNTRPKRRDSRFDAASPFGLSPRRAGFSSTEAKMQSSYSVTNAPDVSAKNTEGLAIEANDVGYFVEVKIGSSDTTFKMLVDSGSSDTWVTGTSCKNCGPSSRQKMGKSLSQSLKTTNDNFKISYGSGNVGVTLVKDSFSIAGLSLDTYTFGMASSESDDFGADKIPFDGLIGLGGSSLSITKQDTLVDALAKANKINKPIVGIRLGRAADGSGGNKGQITFGGVDQSQIDGNLNQVENQSKEGYWAVQVDSVSLDSNQVSGSSTAVLDTGTSLIIAPKSAADKIHDAIPGAKSDGHGGYTLPCTTRKKLSFKISGTTYTMDSRDLLFAPKDSNNLKGTCISAVSSGETMDGASWLLGAAFLKNVYFATNSDANRIGLGKLKN, encoded by the coding sequence ATGGTCCAGATTACCAGCTCTTGTTTCATCCCTCTTATTGCACTGATCCCGACTTTCCTCAACGGGATTTTGAGTGATGTAACTGGATCATCTTACTCACCACTCTCGTTTGTCAATGCGGCTTCTACTCACTCAGACAATTCTACTGACTTGCAGGCCGGTCTCATTCACATGTCACTAATGAGTGATGTGGATGAAGACGATGCAAGTTTTGTTCATCCGTGGATTAAACTTCAACAACACATGAATCATGGTAAGCGTCGTATGGCCCAAATGAAGGGCATGGATTCTCCTTCAAAGGAAGAAATGCTGGATGCTGTGAAGCGTCGTGAGCTTGATGTGCGCCGTGAATCTGAAGATGATGCCAAAATGCTAGATTTTCGTCTCCCACGGATCAAATCCAAGCCACAATCCATCAAGTCTGACGAGTCAAACACGCGGCCCAAGCGTCGTGACTCCCGCTTtgatgctgcgtcgccCTTTGGCTTAagcccacgacgcgcaggaTTCTCGTCCACGGAAGCCAAAATGCAGAGCTCATACTCTGTGACAAATGCACCTGACGTGTCCGCCAAGAACACTGAAGGCTTGGCTATTGAAGCAAACGATGTGGGCTATTTTGTGGAAGTCAAGATTGGTTCATCCGACACGACTTTCAAGATGCTTGTCGACTCTGGTTCTTCAGACACATGGGTAACAGGTACATCTTGCAAGAACTGCGGTCCTTCCTCCCGTCAAAAAATGGGCAAATCTTTGTCTCAATCGCTCAAGACCACGAATGACAACTTCAAGATTTCGTACGGCAGTGGAAACGTGGGCGTTACTTTGGTCAAAGATTCATTTTCCATCGCTGGCCTTTCGCTTGACACTTACACGTTTGGTATGGCTAGCTCGGAGTCAGACGATTTTGGTGCTGACAAGATTCCATTTGATGGTCTTATTGGCTTGGGTGGTAGCAGCTTGAGTATTACGAAACAAGACACTTTGGTCGATGCTCTTGCTAAAGCCAACAAGATCAACAAGCCTATTGTTGGAATACGCTTAGGTCGTGCCGCTGATGGCTCAGGAGGTAACAAGGGTCAAATTACATTTGGTGGTGTCGATCAGTCGCAGATTGACGGTAACTTGAACCAGGTCGAAAATCAATCTAAGGAAGGTTATTGGGCTGTTCAGGTTGACAGTGTTTCACTGGACTCGAACCAGGTAAGCGGCAGTTCAACTGCTGTTCTTGACACTGGTACGTCACTTATTATTGCTCCAAAGTCGGCAGCAGACAAGAtccacgacgccattcCTGGCGCCAAGTCAGATGGTCACGGTGGTTACACTCTTCCGTGTACTACTCGCAAGAAGCTATCTTTCAAGATCTCAGGTACCACCTACACCATGGATTCGCGGGACTTACTTTTCGCACCGAAAGACTCAAACAACTTGAAAGGCACATGCATCAGTGCAGTATCTTCAGGTGAAACCATGGATGGTGCCAGTTGGCTGCTTGGCGCAGCGTTTCTGAAAAACGTGTACTTTGCGACCAACTCGGACGCCAACCGCATTGGTCTTGGTAAACTTAAGAATTAA